Proteins co-encoded in one Dyella japonica A8 genomic window:
- a CDS encoding GNAT family N-acetyltransferase: MIVELVEIAEPGSADREAIAAPLRAYNLSKVPALDIQPLVIALRDEHGHVAGGLWGETALDWLHVDLLAVPESMRGQDVGTALMQRAEAVARQRGCVGAWLDTFAFQARGFYEKLGYTVFGEIPDHPVGGARYFLRKRF; encoded by the coding sequence ATGATCGTTGAGTTGGTGGAAATCGCCGAACCCGGTTCGGCGGACCGCGAAGCCATTGCCGCGCCGTTGCGTGCCTACAACCTCAGCAAAGTCCCGGCGCTGGACATCCAGCCGCTGGTCATCGCCCTGCGCGACGAGCACGGTCATGTCGCTGGCGGGCTGTGGGGTGAGACCGCGCTCGACTGGCTGCACGTGGATCTGCTTGCCGTGCCGGAATCGATGCGCGGGCAGGATGTCGGCACGGCGCTGATGCAGCGCGCCGAGGCCGTCGCCCGGCAGCGCGGTTGCGTGGGCGCGTGGCTGGACACCTTTGCATTCCAGGCGCGCGGCTTCTACGAGAAACTCGGCTACACGGTCTTCGGCGAGATCCCCGATCACCCGGTGGGCGGCGCGCGCTACTTCCTGCGCAAGCGATTCTGA
- a CDS encoding NAD(P)H-quinone oxidoreductase: protein MQASLPSTMTEICISTPGKADVLIPREAEVPLPKPGEVLIRVQAAGVNRPDVLQREGSYPIPPGANPVPGLEVAGTVAALGEGVTTHAIGEDVCALTNGGGYAEYAAVPAGQVLPLPKGVSMVEAAAIPETFFTVWANLFQLGHARRGEVALIHGGTSGIGTTALMLCREFGIRAFATAGGREKCEAIRELGGEAINYRQDSFVEVVLANTEGRGADVILDIMGASYFADNLATLARDGRLLLIGFLGGGIAAHVNLQTIMAKRAIVTGSAMRPRSSQEKAAIAASLREQVWPVLAQGRCLPLIHATYPLARAADAHREMESSQHIGKIVLTV, encoded by the coding sequence ATGCAAGCTTCGCTGCCATCGACGATGACCGAGATCTGTATCAGTACGCCCGGCAAGGCGGACGTACTGATTCCACGGGAGGCGGAGGTACCCCTGCCCAAGCCCGGCGAGGTGCTGATCCGCGTGCAGGCGGCGGGCGTGAACCGCCCTGACGTACTGCAACGCGAAGGCAGTTACCCCATCCCTCCCGGCGCCAATCCGGTGCCGGGGCTGGAGGTGGCCGGCACGGTGGCCGCCCTCGGCGAGGGCGTCACGACGCACGCCATCGGCGAGGATGTTTGCGCACTTACCAACGGTGGCGGTTACGCGGAATACGCCGCCGTGCCCGCCGGGCAGGTGCTGCCGTTGCCCAAGGGTGTCTCCATGGTGGAGGCGGCAGCGATTCCCGAAACCTTTTTCACGGTGTGGGCCAACCTGTTCCAGCTCGGGCACGCGCGCCGCGGCGAGGTGGCCCTGATCCATGGTGGCACCAGCGGCATCGGCACCACCGCACTCATGCTGTGCCGCGAGTTCGGCATCCGCGCTTTCGCCACCGCCGGCGGCAGGGAGAAATGCGAAGCCATCCGCGAGCTGGGCGGCGAAGCGATCAACTACCGGCAGGATTCGTTCGTAGAGGTGGTGCTGGCCAACACCGAGGGACGCGGTGCTGATGTGATCCTGGACATCATGGGCGCCTCGTACTTCGCGGACAACCTCGCCACGCTGGCCCGCGATGGCCGCTTGTTGTTGATTGGCTTCCTCGGTGGTGGCATCGCGGCGCACGTGAATCTGCAGACGATCATGGCCAAGCGCGCCATCGTCACCGGGTCGGCCATGCGCCCGCGCTCGTCCCAGGAAAAGGCGGCCATCGCCGCCTCGCTGCGTGAACAGGTGTGGCCGGTGCTCGCGCAAGGGCGATGCCTGCCGCTGATCCACGCAACCTACCCGCTGGCGCGTGCCGCGGATGCTCATCGCGAAATGGAAAGCAGCCAGCACATCGGCAAGATCGTGCTGACCGTCTGA
- a CDS encoding efflux transporter outer membrane subunit, which yields MRSLTLPAAIALSLVLAGCATSRGLHTTGTMTEPGSLKSERSLADVQLSPTAWPAQDWWVAYGDPQLTALIEEALKNNPSLEQAQARARQAQAIADGVNAGRKPQANFDASITGADLSKKNPIYPEYVLGKFAWSKSLTADFSWDLDLWGGKRAAWESALGHSRAVEIEAHAARIELSVNVARAYVQLGYAFATKDVADAELERASRTLEVTRKLVKGGLDTPQQEHLADSQVAGAEQQKVAADRAIDAARSSLSVLLGQGPDRGLDIERPHMADRGPAVLPDKLPVDLLGRRADLVAARWEIEAASKDVKSAKKDFLPNVSVSAVAGLVAVGASTNVLSLQARQYAFGPALSLPIFDGGRRRAHLAAADAGYDAMVARYNGLLISALNDVSDQVSALASVRQQIELEKRSVDDAQKSWDDALKAYKGGLRGPLTPLTSRQQLLTAQQRLALLQSQQADISIRLIEALGGGFDGSGDLAKLGNASSAPPQASGSTETVHP from the coding sequence ATGCGCTCCCTCACTCTTCCCGCCGCCATCGCGCTCAGCCTTGTCCTTGCCGGTTGCGCCACCAGCCGCGGCCTGCATACCACCGGCACGATGACCGAGCCTGGCAGCTTGAAGTCCGAGCGCAGCCTTGCCGATGTGCAGCTGAGTCCCACGGCATGGCCGGCGCAGGACTGGTGGGTGGCCTATGGCGACCCCCAGCTCACCGCCTTGATCGAAGAGGCGTTGAAGAACAACCCCAGCCTGGAGCAGGCGCAGGCGCGCGCGCGTCAGGCGCAGGCCATCGCGGATGGCGTCAACGCAGGTCGCAAGCCGCAGGCGAATTTCGATGCATCGATCACGGGCGCCGACCTGTCGAAGAAGAACCCGATCTACCCGGAGTACGTGCTGGGCAAGTTTGCCTGGAGCAAGTCGCTGACCGCGGATTTCTCCTGGGATCTGGACCTGTGGGGCGGCAAGCGTGCCGCCTGGGAAAGTGCGCTTGGCCACAGCCGCGCGGTGGAAATCGAAGCGCACGCCGCGCGCATCGAGCTGTCCGTGAACGTGGCGCGCGCCTATGTGCAACTGGGTTATGCCTTCGCGACCAAGGACGTGGCCGATGCCGAACTGGAGCGTGCCAGCCGCACGCTGGAAGTGACGCGCAAGCTGGTGAAGGGCGGCCTTGACACGCCGCAGCAGGAGCACCTGGCCGACTCGCAGGTGGCTGGCGCCGAGCAGCAGAAGGTGGCGGCTGATCGCGCCATCGACGCCGCGCGCAGCAGCCTGTCGGTGTTGCTGGGGCAGGGGCCGGATCGCGGCCTGGACATCGAGCGCCCGCATATGGCCGATCGTGGCCCGGCCGTGCTGCCCGACAAGCTTCCGGTGGATCTACTCGGCCGGCGAGCCGACCTGGTCGCCGCGCGCTGGGAAATCGAGGCCGCCAGCAAGGACGTCAAGTCTGCCAAGAAGGATTTCCTGCCCAACGTCAGCGTGTCGGCCGTCGCCGGGCTGGTCGCCGTGGGTGCCAGCACCAATGTGCTGTCGCTGCAGGCCCGGCAGTATGCCTTTGGCCCCGCGCTGAGCCTGCCGATCTTCGACGGTGGCCGTCGCCGCGCGCACCTCGCGGCCGCGGATGCCGGATACGACGCGATGGTGGCGCGTTACAACGGCTTGTTGATCAGCGCGCTCAACGACGTGTCGGACCAGGTGTCCGCGCTGGCGTCGGTACGTCAGCAGATCGAGCTGGAAAAGCGCTCGGTGGACGACGCGCAGAAGAGCTGGGACGACGCGCTCAAGGCCTACAAGGGTGGCCTGAGAGGTCCACTCACGCCGCTCACCAGCCGCCAGCAACTGCTCACCGCGCAGCAGCGCCTGGCCCTGCTGCAGAGCCAGCAGGCCGATATTTCCATTCGCCTGATCGAGGCCCTGGGCGGCGGCTTTGACGGTAGCGGTGACCTGGCCAAACTCGGCAACGCCTCCAGCGCGCCCCCGCAGGCATCGGGCAGCACGGAAACCGTCCACCCATGA
- a CDS encoding MASE1 domain-containing protein codes for MGETYAPRTWGRHVFVCMAYAISYALLRDISVSHWNLPAGLRIACLLLLPSRYWPALLVGELIPVGYHAWHCVDDFGWRWSVLAAMPPLLPLMALVAWVRRHARLLLGVHQVNMPMLLGVIFAGATLTALDDVIVVTAAQVPLGMPAPQIDAQVAFGYFLGNYLGALAIAPSAIAVYLWLTDKTSATIEAPLWRSRLAKDVVVGVLTSLLVLMGLVFSSQGDSMQVFRIAMFLPVVWLTSRHGWQGAALGGTLASVAVTMTSSIVRDPAVIQAQALIAFAITTLLMLGSRIAQQAVASHEQHADTLRGFQLAQQGLYLEELRLRQAADALENIGHTIRENHNRLLDRLRHVLPTNEGRTYERQVALAQHEMHRLANALYPRGWRERGVPATLREGPFAQAIHMAGATYECELSGRGLSQLAPDVHMALYRLACEVLVHVLSRGPMQHIQLQLRGGHTRGRRWVVMRLTGHRAPVLNPGLPEQAGDEAWKQAMTLLGASGLGISSIRDRTHIYGGDVHLRETGPLVGVTLLLHDSLRTSVTHRGTPR; via the coding sequence ATGGGGGAAACGTACGCGCCGCGCACCTGGGGCCGCCATGTCTTCGTATGCATGGCCTACGCCATCAGCTATGCACTGCTGCGCGATATTTCCGTGTCGCACTGGAACTTGCCGGCCGGCCTGCGTATCGCCTGCCTGCTGCTGCTCCCTTCCCGCTACTGGCCTGCGCTGCTCGTCGGCGAGCTGATTCCCGTGGGCTATCACGCCTGGCATTGCGTCGATGATTTCGGCTGGCGTTGGTCGGTGCTGGCCGCCATGCCGCCGCTGCTGCCGCTCATGGCCCTGGTTGCATGGGTGCGACGGCACGCCCGACTGCTGCTGGGCGTGCACCAGGTCAATATGCCGATGTTGCTCGGAGTAATTTTCGCGGGTGCAACACTCACCGCGCTTGACGATGTCATCGTGGTAACCGCCGCACAGGTGCCGCTGGGAATGCCTGCGCCGCAGATCGATGCGCAGGTGGCGTTCGGCTACTTCCTTGGCAACTATCTTGGCGCGCTGGCGATTGCGCCATCCGCCATCGCCGTCTATCTGTGGCTGACTGACAAGACCTCCGCAACCATCGAGGCACCCTTGTGGCGCAGCCGCCTCGCCAAGGATGTCGTGGTCGGCGTGCTGACCTCGCTGCTGGTCCTGATGGGCCTGGTCTTCAGCAGTCAAGGCGACAGCATGCAGGTGTTCCGCATCGCCATGTTCCTGCCGGTGGTGTGGCTGACCTCACGCCATGGCTGGCAAGGCGCGGCACTCGGCGGCACGCTGGCGAGCGTGGCGGTCACCATGACCTCTTCCATCGTGCGTGACCCGGCAGTCATCCAGGCACAGGCACTGATCGCCTTCGCCATCACCACGCTGCTGATGCTCGGCTCGCGCATCGCGCAGCAGGCTGTCGCCAGCCACGAACAACACGCCGACACGCTGCGCGGCTTCCAGCTGGCCCAACAGGGGCTTTACCTCGAAGAACTGCGATTGCGGCAGGCGGCCGATGCGTTGGAAAACATCGGCCACACCATCCGCGAAAACCACAATCGCCTGCTGGACCGTCTTCGACATGTGCTCCCTACGAACGAAGGGCGCACGTACGAAAGACAGGTAGCCCTGGCGCAGCACGAGATGCACCGTCTGGCCAACGCCCTGTATCCGCGCGGATGGCGCGAGCGCGGCGTGCCGGCCACCTTGCGCGAAGGTCCGTTCGCGCAGGCCATCCACATGGCGGGCGCCACCTACGAATGCGAGCTGTCGGGCAGAGGCCTGAGCCAGCTTGCTCCCGACGTGCACATGGCGCTGTATCGCCTCGCCTGCGAAGTGCTGGTCCATGTACTGTCGCGCGGCCCCATGCAGCATATCCAGCTGCAACTGCGCGGCGGCCATACCCGCGGGCGGCGCTGGGTGGTCATGCGCCTGACGGGACACCGCGCCCCCGTGCTCAACCCCGGCCTACCCGAGCAGGCGGGTGACGAAGCATGGAAGCAGGCGATGACCCTGCTGGGCGCGAGTGGACTGGGCATCTCCTCCATCCGCGATCGCACCCATATCTACGGTGGCGACGTGCATCTTCGCGAGACCGGTCCGCTCGTCGGCGTCACCCTGCTCCTGCACGATTCGCTGCGGACATCGGTAACTCACCGGGGCACTCCGCGCTAG
- a CDS encoding MBL fold metallo-hydrolase, whose amino-acid sequence MKYALIVLCCLASLLGAPAFAQDTAPGDMNVHWDPGATSCPTRPTRPLQVHRYDQDTYILRESLCQTYEGPFVYLLIGHARALLIDTGDVADANQMPLARTVLGLLPVVNGKRLPLLVAHTHGHLDHRSGDAQFGGEPDVTVLGTDLPHVIDGFGFRDWPHDVAHVDLGDRIVDVIPTPGHYPSHVSFYDASASLLFTGDFYLPGRLIIEDTDADRASARRINDYVRDRPVAHVLGGHIELDRQGQVESMGSNWHPDEAPLSLSKEDLAQLPQVLASFNGFYSQSGRFVMYSQTRMLQAVATLSILLLIVIALSLRWWFRRRRGVRARQLLPT is encoded by the coding sequence ATGAAATACGCATTGATCGTGCTGTGCTGCTTGGCCAGCCTGCTGGGAGCACCTGCCTTTGCCCAGGACACCGCACCCGGCGACATGAACGTGCACTGGGATCCCGGCGCCACCAGCTGCCCCACCCGTCCGACCCGCCCGCTGCAGGTGCATCGTTACGACCAGGACACCTACATCCTGCGCGAAAGCCTTTGCCAGACCTACGAAGGCCCGTTCGTCTACCTGCTCATCGGCCATGCGCGGGCGCTGCTCATCGACACTGGCGACGTGGCCGACGCCAACCAGATGCCGCTCGCGCGCACCGTGCTGGGACTGCTGCCCGTAGTGAACGGCAAACGGCTGCCGTTACTCGTCGCGCACACGCATGGCCATCTCGATCATCGTTCCGGCGATGCGCAGTTTGGCGGCGAACCCGACGTCACCGTCCTCGGCACCGACCTGCCGCACGTCATCGACGGCTTCGGTTTTCGCGACTGGCCCCATGACGTTGCCCATGTCGATCTTGGCGACCGCATCGTCGACGTGATTCCCACGCCCGGCCATTACCCCTCGCACGTATCGTTCTATGACGCCAGCGCAAGCCTGTTGTTCACCGGCGATTTCTACCTGCCCGGCCGCCTGATCATCGAGGACACCGACGCCGACCGCGCCAGCGCCAGGCGCATCAACGACTACGTGCGCGACCGCCCCGTCGCCCATGTGCTGGGCGGCCATATCGAGCTGGATCGCCAGGGACAGGTAGAGTCCATGGGCTCGAACTGGCATCCCGATGAAGCACCCCTATCGCTCAGCAAGGAGGATCTGGCGCAACTTCCGCAGGTGCTCGCGTCGTTCAACGGGTTCTATAGCCAGTCCGGCCGTTTCGTCATGTACAGCCAGACCCGCATGCTGCAGGCGGTTGCCACGCTGAGCATTCTTCTCCTGATCGTCATCGCCCTCTCCCTACGCTGGTGGTTCAGGCGCCGACGCGGCGTGCGCGCCCGCCAACTCCTTCCCACCTGA
- a CDS encoding TonB-dependent receptor codes for MRFSFLRGAALGLPLTLLASSIAMAQGGPDDPPEPAAADKTVTSLDPVKVSAATQKLVAPGFPATVVSVPAEQVEATVNLVDVEDAAKYLPSLFVRKRNYGDTQPVLATRTWGVNSSARTLVYIDDIPISALIANNNTIGAPRWGMTSPEAVDHIDMMYGPYSAAYAGNAMGGVMHIVTRMPDKTEVTIKQTEAVQSFDLYGTHGDYSTSQTSLTAGGRSGKLGWFFGASAMNSFSQPLSIITGNNTPAGTRGTIPALNKTGQVANVYGAGGLLHTRMLDLNGELTYDITPQWRASYLVGYWSNHGQSRTDTYLADAAGDPTYGKVAGFASNTYRLSAHHLMQGLSLKSDTKGDYDASFVVTHYAFLKDNQWQPAGVTSGTGLATNGRLASYGGTQWSTADATGIWRPQGYGGAHEVSAGAHADEYKLNNPTTNLSDWRDTDSLTTLYSAGRGKTQTQALWLQDAWKLAPAWLLTVGGRYEWWKASDGYNFSGKTAVQQPVEKADGFSPKATLQWSLAPDWRITGSLAKAIRFPTVGELYQLVQTGSTYSVPNPNLKPETARSGELAVEHAIDQGVVRVSLFQENTRNALISQTSTLPNVAVPVTFVSNVGKLRNRGVELVMQKSNALVKGLDLSASVTFVDSTILSNTSFASAAGTTSEGKHAPYVPRWRATAMATYRPDAAWAFTLAGRYSGRQYSTLDNTDNTPHVFGAFDTFTVFDARAHYQINEHLAASFGIDNVTNQKYYLYHPFPQRTYVADLKLSL; via the coding sequence ATGCGCTTTTCCTTTTTGCGTGGGGCGGCCCTTGGGCTGCCGCTCACGTTGCTTGCTTCATCCATCGCCATGGCCCAGGGCGGGCCTGACGATCCGCCGGAACCCGCGGCCGCCGACAAGACGGTGACCAGCCTGGATCCGGTGAAGGTTTCCGCCGCCACGCAGAAGCTGGTCGCGCCGGGCTTTCCCGCCACGGTGGTATCCGTGCCCGCCGAGCAGGTCGAGGCCACCGTGAACCTGGTGGACGTGGAAGACGCGGCGAAATACCTGCCCAGCCTGTTCGTCCGCAAGCGCAACTACGGCGATACGCAGCCGGTGCTTGCCACGCGTACCTGGGGCGTCAACTCCAGTGCGCGCACGCTGGTGTATATCGATGACATCCCGATCTCGGCGTTGATCGCCAACAACAACACCATCGGTGCGCCGCGCTGGGGCATGACCTCGCCGGAGGCTGTCGACCACATCGACATGATGTACGGGCCGTATTCCGCCGCGTATGCGGGCAACGCGATGGGTGGCGTCATGCATATCGTGACGCGCATGCCCGACAAGACCGAGGTAACCATCAAGCAGACCGAGGCGGTACAGTCCTTCGACCTGTACGGCACGCACGGCGACTACAGCACCAGCCAGACCAGCCTTACGGCCGGTGGGCGCAGTGGCAAGCTGGGCTGGTTCTTTGGCGCCAGCGCGATGAACAGCTTCAGCCAGCCGTTGTCGATCATCACGGGCAACAACACGCCGGCCGGCACCAGAGGCACGATTCCGGCGCTGAACAAGACCGGCCAGGTGGCGAACGTCTATGGCGCGGGCGGCCTGCTGCATACGCGCATGCTGGATCTCAACGGCGAGCTGACCTACGACATCACGCCCCAGTGGAGGGCAAGCTATCTGGTGGGCTACTGGAGCAACCACGGCCAGTCGCGCACGGATACGTACCTGGCGGATGCCGCCGGTGATCCGACCTACGGCAAGGTAGCCGGGTTCGCCAGCAACACCTATCGGCTCAGCGCGCATCACCTGATGCAGGGCCTGTCTCTGAAGTCGGATACCAAGGGTGACTACGACGCTTCGTTCGTGGTGACGCATTACGCTTTCCTCAAGGACAATCAGTGGCAGCCGGCCGGCGTCACCAGTGGCACGGGGCTGGCCACCAACGGCCGTCTGGCGAGCTACGGGGGCACGCAATGGTCCACCGCCGATGCCACCGGGATCTGGCGGCCGCAGGGTTACGGCGGGGCGCACGAAGTGTCCGCCGGTGCGCACGCGGATGAGTACAAGCTCAACAACCCCACCACCAACCTGAGCGATTGGCGGGACACGGACAGCCTCACTACGCTGTATTCGGCGGGCCGCGGCAAGACGCAGACGCAGGCGTTGTGGTTGCAGGATGCCTGGAAGCTGGCACCTGCCTGGCTGCTCACCGTGGGCGGCCGTTACGAATGGTGGAAGGCGAGCGACGGCTACAACTTCAGCGGCAAGACGGCCGTGCAACAGCCGGTGGAAAAGGCCGATGGTTTCTCGCCCAAGGCTACGCTGCAGTGGAGCCTGGCACCCGACTGGCGCATCACGGGCTCGCTGGCCAAGGCGATACGCTTCCCCACCGTGGGTGAACTGTATCAACTGGTGCAGACGGGCTCGACCTACAGCGTGCCCAACCCCAACCTGAAGCCGGAAACCGCACGCAGCGGCGAGCTGGCCGTGGAGCATGCGATCGACCAGGGCGTGGTGCGCGTATCGTTGTTCCAGGAGAACACGCGGAATGCCTTGATATCGCAGACCTCGACCCTGCCGAACGTGGCCGTGCCGGTAACGTTCGTGAGCAACGTGGGCAAGCTGCGCAATCGAGGCGTCGAGCTGGTGATGCAGAAGAGCAACGCACTGGTGAAAGGACTGGATCTGTCCGCCAGCGTGACCTTCGTCGATTCGACCATCCTCTCGAACACCAGCTTCGCCAGCGCCGCGGGCACCACCTCGGAAGGCAAGCATGCGCCCTATGTGCCGCGTTGGCGAGCCACGGCGATGGCGACGTACCGCCCCGATGCGGCGTGGGCGTTCACCCTCGCGGGTCGTTACAGCGGCAGGCAGTACTCGACACTGGACAACACCGACAACACGCCGCATGTGTTCGGCGCGTTCGACACCTTCACGGTATTCGACGCGCGTGCGCACTACCAGATCAACGAGCACCTGGCGGCGTCGTTCGGCATCGACAACGTCACCAACCAGAAGTACTACCTGTACCACCCGTTTCCGCAGCGTACGTACGTGGCGGACCTGAAGCTGAGTCTTTGA
- a CDS encoding DUF2946 domain-containing protein, with protein sequence MGKRLIRRRTSRRFVAWLAIAAMWLLVAAPTISRALPGWAPAYASAMQGQGGDHSSMPAMPGMPDMPGMVHTPGTPPAPDMPGDPAQHLDHCGYCVLLSHTPLLSGGVVALLLATPLPVIAPAMSTPASWHAQPVLSANPRGPPSILPG encoded by the coding sequence TTGGGGAAACGTTTGATCCGACGCAGGACATCACGGCGCTTTGTTGCGTGGCTGGCTATCGCCGCCATGTGGCTGCTCGTGGCCGCGCCGACCATTTCGCGCGCCCTCCCGGGCTGGGCTCCGGCGTACGCAAGCGCCATGCAGGGGCAAGGTGGCGACCATTCGTCCATGCCTGCCATGCCCGGTATGCCGGATATGCCCGGCATGGTGCATACGCCAGGCACGCCCCCTGCGCCCGATATGCCGGGCGATCCTGCCCAGCATCTGGATCACTGCGGCTACTGCGTGCTGCTTTCGCACACGCCGCTGCTTTCGGGCGGAGTCGTCGCCCTTCTTCTGGCGACCCCCTTGCCGGTGATCGCACCGGCCATGTCCACGCCTGCGTCGTGGCACGCACAGCCAGTGCTCAGCGCAAATCCGCGGGGGCCACCGTCCATCCTGCCGGGATGA
- a CDS encoding DksA/TraR family C4-type zinc finger protein, with amino-acid sequence MATGWAGDGAVQDQIDATVEDAVKRARSRLQQGPGLTHCEECDAPIPEARRDAVPGVRLCVNCQAAQDKEAAFSGYNRRGSKDSQLR; translated from the coding sequence ATGGCAACGGGTTGGGCCGGCGATGGCGCCGTACAGGACCAGATCGACGCGACCGTGGAAGACGCGGTAAAGCGTGCGCGCAGCCGCCTGCAGCAAGGCCCTGGACTCACTCACTGTGAAGAATGCGACGCCCCGATTCCGGAGGCGCGCCGCGACGCCGTGCCCGGCGTGCGCCTGTGCGTGAACTGCCAGGCCGCGCAGGACAAGGAGGCCGCCTTCAGCGGCTACAACCGTCGCGGCAGCAAGGACAGCCAGTTGCGCTGA
- a CDS encoding OsmC family protein: MSKVASASIVSTGSNYLHHVEAGHFKLDTDEPVKLGGQGAGPAPFDYYLASLAACTAITLRMYAERKGWDLGEFRAELQLDRDDDGRLHVMRTLHASAPLTDDQWNRLLEIVANTPVTKAMREGAEINSRRGDSPSAA; encoded by the coding sequence ATGTCCAAAGTCGCTTCCGCCAGCATCGTTTCGACGGGCAGCAACTATCTCCACCACGTCGAGGCCGGGCACTTCAAGCTCGACACCGACGAACCCGTCAAGCTGGGTGGCCAGGGTGCCGGGCCCGCGCCGTTCGACTACTACCTCGCCTCGCTCGCCGCATGCACCGCGATCACCCTGCGCATGTACGCCGAACGCAAGGGCTGGGATCTGGGTGAGTTCCGCGCGGAACTGCAACTGGACCGCGACGACGACGGACGCCTGCATGTCATGCGCACGCTGCATGCCTCGGCACCACTCACGGACGATCAGTGGAACCGCCTGCTCGAGATTGTCGCCAACACACCCGTGACCAAGGCGATGCGCGAAGGCGCAGAGATCAACAGCCGGCGCGGCGATTCACCTTCGGCAGCCTGA
- a CDS encoding universal stress protein: MFKHILLPVDGSEYTLRAVDTGIALAARLEAKIFSIHVLPPLSTVSFMSELLQHRGCYSEAAKARAQAYLDEVVQRASALSVPCETEFVFDLRPYVAIVAAAAKHKCDLIVMGSRGFDGLERVLLGSVTHKVMLSCDTPVLVCH; this comes from the coding sequence ATGTTCAAGCATATCCTTCTGCCGGTGGACGGTTCCGAGTACACGCTAAGGGCGGTGGATACCGGCATCGCCCTGGCCGCCAGGCTGGAGGCAAAGATATTCAGCATCCATGTACTGCCGCCGTTGTCCACGGTGTCCTTCATGTCCGAGCTGCTGCAGCATCGCGGCTGTTACAGCGAAGCGGCCAAGGCCCGCGCGCAGGCTTACCTCGACGAGGTCGTGCAGCGCGCCAGCGCGTTGAGCGTGCCGTGCGAGACGGAATTCGTGTTCGACCTACGGCCTTACGTCGCCATTGTCGCCGCCGCGGCCAAGCACAAGTGCGACCTGATCGTGATGGGGTCGCGCGGATTCGACGGCCTGGAGCGAGTGCTGCTGGGGAGTGTGACGCACAAGGTGATGCTCAGTTGCGACACGCCTGTGCTGGTGTGTCACTGA
- a CDS encoding universal stress protein, whose translation MFKHVLIPVDGSELSMRAAKTGIEQAALTKGKVTAIHVISPFQTIAYMGAILAATEFAYNEEAKANGQRYLDQVKALADAAGVPFEGVAEFGDQPYETIVQACKDRHADLIVMGSNGWRGMTRLLLGSETHKVLLRADVPVLVCH comes from the coding sequence ATGTTCAAACACGTCCTCATCCCCGTCGATGGCTCCGAACTTTCCATGCGCGCCGCGAAAACCGGCATCGAACAAGCTGCGCTGACCAAGGGCAAGGTCACCGCCATCCATGTGATATCGCCCTTCCAGACCATCGCCTACATGGGCGCCATCCTGGCCGCCACCGAGTTCGCCTACAACGAAGAAGCCAAGGCCAACGGCCAGCGCTATCTCGACCAGGTGAAAGCACTGGCCGACGCCGCCGGCGTACCGTTCGAGGGCGTCGCGGAGTTCGGCGACCAGCCGTACGAAACCATCGTGCAGGCCTGCAAGGACAGGCACGCGGACCTCATCGTCATGGGCTCCAACGGCTGGCGCGGCATGACGCGTCTGCTGCTGGGCAGCGAAACCCACAAGGTGCTCCTGCGCGCCGATGTACCCGTCCTGGTCTGCCATTGA